The following coding sequences lie in one Oncorhynchus kisutch isolate 150728-3 linkage group LG3, Okis_V2, whole genome shotgun sequence genomic window:
- the LOC109873198 gene encoding proteasome subunit alpha type-1-like, producing MYIRIRKAPSKIFRDVNRKSNQVLIGYLRRLLVESSIIMFRNQYDNDVTVWSPQGRIHQIEYAMEAVKQGSATVGLKSRSHAVLVALKRAQSELAAHQKKILHVDSHIGISIAGLTADARLLCNFMRQECLDSRFVFDRPLPVSRLVTLIGSKTQIPTQRYGRRPYGVGLLIAGYDDMGPHIFQTCPSANYFDCKAMSIGARSQSARTYLERHMDTFLDCELNDLVQHGLRGLRETLPAEQDLTTKNVSVGIVGKDMEFTIYDDGDVASFLEGLEERPQRRVAQPDDEPAAEKPEEPMEL from the exons ATGTATATAAGAATAAGAAAAGCACCTTCAAAAATTTTCAGGG ACGTCAATAGGAAAAGTAATCAAGTTCTAATCGGTTATCTGAGGCGCTTGTTGGTGGAAAGCTCTATCATCATG TTCCGCAACCAGTATGACAATGATGTCACCGTTTGGAGTCCACAG GGGCGTATTCATCAGATTGAATATGCTATGGAAGCAGTGAAACAAGGATCTGCCACAGTGGGTCTGAAATCTCGCAGTCATGCTGTACTTGTGGCTCTGAAG CGAGCTCAGTCCGAGTTGGCTGCCCATCAGAAGAAAATTCTACACGTCGACAGCCATATTGGCATCTCCATTGCTGGCCTCACTGCTGATGCAAGGCTACTCTG CAACTTTATGCGTCAAGAGTGCCTGGACTCCAGGTTCGTGTTTGATCGGCCTCTCCCTGTGTCCCGCTTGGTCACACTAATTGGAAGCA AAACCCAGATCCCTACACAGAGATATGGAAGAAGGCCTTATGGTGTGGGATTGCTCATCGCAGGATATGAT GATATGGGGCCACACATTTTCCAGACCTGCCCCTCTGCCAACTACTTTGATTGCAAGGCCATGTCCATAGGGGCCCGCTCCCAGTCTGCACGTACCTATCTGGAAAGACATATGGACACTTTTCTCGACT GTGAACTGAATGACCTGGTTCAACATGGCCTCCGGGGACTGAGAGAAACTCTACCTGCAGAACAAGATCTTACCACAAAG AATGTGTCCGTTGGGATTGTTGGCAAGGACATGGAGTTTACCATCTACGATGATGGCGATGTGGCATCATTCCTTGAAGGCCTTGAGGAGAGACCACAGAGAAGG GTTGCCCAGCCAGATGACGAGCCGGCAGCAGAGAAGCCAGAAGAACCCATGGAGCTCTGA
- the copb1 gene encoding coatomer subunit beta: MTAAENVCYTLINVPNDSEPPSEVSLKADLEKGEIKAKTEALKKVIIMILNGEKLPGLLMTIIRFVLPLQDHTIKKLLLVFWEIVPKTTPDGKLLQEMILVCDAYRKDLQHPNEFIRGSTLRFLCKLKESELLEPLMPAIRACLEHRHSYVRRNAVLAIYTIYRNFENLIPDAPELIHDFLVNEKDASCKRNAFMMLIHADQDRALDYLSTCIDQVHTFGDILQLVIVELIYKVCHANPSERARFIRCIYNLLQSSSPAVKYEAAGTLVTLSSAPTAIKAAAQCYIDLIIKESDNNVKLIVLDRLIELKEHPTHERVLQDLVMDILRVLSTPDLEVRKKTLQLALDLVSSRNVEELVIVLKKEVIKTNNVTEHEDTDKFRQLLVRTLHSCSVRFPDMAANVIPVLMEFLSDTNEAAAADVLEFVREAIQRFDNLRPLIIEKMLEVFHAIRTVKIYRGALWILGEYCSTKEDIQSVMTEVRRSLGEIPIVENEIKKEAGEGKPEEEVSAAPAAKLVTEMGTYVTQSALSSSRPSKKEEDRPPLRGFLMDGDFYVAASLATTLTKVALRYVTIVQDKKRQNSFVAESMLIMATILHLGKSSLPKKPITDDDVDRISLCLKVLSECSPLMNDIFNKECRKSLSHMLTVRLEEEKLSQKKESEKRNVLVQADDPISFMQLTAKNETSSKEDQFQLSLLAAMGTTLKKEANDPMASKLNKVTQLTGFSDPVYAEAYVHVNQYDIVLDVLVVNQTNDTLQNCTLELATLGDLKLVEKPSPLTLAPHDFANIKANVKVASTENGIIFGNIVYDVSGAASDRNCVVLSDIHIDIMDYIQPASCTDAEFRQMWAEFEWENKVTVNTNIADLNEYLHHILSSTNMKCLTPEKALSGFCGFMAANLYARSIFGEDALANVSIEKPIHLGPDAPVNGHIRIRAKSQGMALSLGDKINLSQKKTSV, translated from the exons ATGACAGCCGCAGAGAATGTTTGTTACACTTTGATCAATGTTCCAAATGACTCCGAACCTCCATCGGAAGTCAGTCTCAAAGCAGACTTGG AAAAAGGAGAGATCAAGGCAAAGACAGAGGCCCTGAAGAAGGTAATCATCATGATACTGAATGGAGAGAAGCTGCCAGGCCTACTGATGACCATCATCCGATTTGTCCTCCCACTTCAAGACCACACCATTAAAAAGCTTCTGCTAGTCTTCTGGGAGATTGTCCCCAAAACGACTCCAGATGGCAAGCTGCTACAGGAGATGATCCTTGTCTGTGACGCCTACAGAAAG GACTTGCAGCACCCCAACGAGTTCATCCGTGGATCCACCCTGCGCTTTCTGTGCAAGTTGAAGGAGTCTGAGCTGCTGGAGCCCCTCATGCCAGCCATCCGCGCCTGCCTGGAGCACCGCCACAGCTACGTTCGCCGCAATGCTGTACTGGCCATCTACACCATCTACAG GAACTTTGAAAATCTTATCCCAGATGCCCCTGAGTTGATCCATGATTTTCTTGTGAATGAAAAAGATGCCAGCTGCAAGAGAAATGCTTTCATGATGCTCATTCACGCAGACCAG GACAGAGCTCTGGATTACCTCAGCACCTGCATTGATCAAGTGCATACATTTGGAGATATTCTCCAGTTGGTCATTGTGGAGCTGATTTACAAG GTGTGCCACGCTAACCCGTCTGAGCGTGCCCGCTTCATCCGCTGCATCTACAACCTGTTGCAGTCCTCCAGCCCAGCCGTCAAGTACGAGGCAGCTGGCACTCTTGTCACGCTGTCCAGCGCACCCACTGCCATCAAG GCTGCTGCCCAGTGCTACATCGACCTGATCATCAAGGAGAGTGACAACAACGTGAAGCTGATTGTCCTAGATCGTCTGATAGAGCTGAAGGAGCATCCCACTCATGAACGTGTTCTCCAG GACCTGGTGATGGATATTCTTCGTGTTTTGAGCACGCCTGACCTCGAGGTCCGGAAGAAGACCCTGCAGCTGGCCTTGGACCTAGTTTCATCCCGAAACGTAGAGGAG TTGGTGATAGTTCTGAAGAAAGAGGTGATTAAGACCAACAATGTGACGGAGCATGAGGACACTGATAAATTCAGGCAGCTGCTGGTGCGCACCCTCCACTCATGCAGTGTACGCTTTCCTGACATGGCGGCCAATGTCATTCCTGTG CTGATGGAGTTCCTGAGTGACACTAATGAGGCAGCTGCGGCTGATGTGCTGGAGTTTGTGAGGGAGGCCATTCAGAGGTTCGACAACCTGAGGCCCCTCATCATCGAGAAGATGCTGGAAGTCTTCCACGCCATCAGGACTGTCAA GATCTACAGAGGAGCGCTTTGGATCCTGGGAGAATACTGCAGCACTAAAGAGGACATTCAGAGTGTGATGACAGAAGTGCGCAGGTCGCTTGGTGAG ATTCCCATAGTAGAGAACGAGATCAAGAAAGAGGCTGGGGAGGGGAAGCCGGAAGAAGAGGTGAGCGCAGCGCCAGCAGCCAAACTGGTGACAGAGATGGGCACCTACGTCACACAGAGCGCCCTCAGCTCCTCCCGTCCCTCAAAGAAGGAAGAGGACAG GCCTCCTCTCAGGGGCTTCTTGATGGACGGAGACTTCTATGTGGCAGCCTCTTTAGCCACAACCCTGACCAAAGTGGCCCTGCGATATGTCACCATAGTTCAAGACAAAAAGAGACAGAAT TCCTTTGTGGCTGAGTCTATGCTGATCATGGCCACCATCCTCCACTTGGGCAAGTCCTCTCTGCCCAAGAAGCCCATCACAGACGACGATGTGGATCGCATCTCGCTGTGCCTCAAGGTGCTGTCCGAGTGTTCGCCCCTCATGAACGACATCTTTAACAAGGAGTGCCGCAAGTCCCTGTCTCACATGCTCACTGTCAGGCTGGAGGAGGAGAAGCTATCTCAGAAG AAAGAGTCAGAGAAGCGGAACGTGCTGGTGCAGGCAGACGACCCCATTTCCTTTATGCAACTGACGGCCAAGAACGAGACGTCCTCCAAGGAGGACCAGTTCCAGCTCAGTTTACTGGCTGCCATGGGAACCACTCTTAAGAAGGAGGCTAATGACCCCATGGCCTCCAAACTCAACAAG GTTACCCAGCTGACTGGTTTCTCAGATCCAGTCTATGCTGAGGCCTATGTCCATGTCAACCAGTATGACATTGTGCTGGACGTGCTGGTCGTCAACCAAACCAACGACACCCTTCAGAATTGCACCCTGGAGCTGGCGACATTGG GTGACCTCAAGCTGGTTGAGAAACCTTCTCCTCTCACTCTGGCACCCCATGACTTTGCCAACATCAAGGCTAACGTCAAAGTGGCGTCCACAGAGAATGGCATCATATTTGGCAACATAG tgtatGACGTATCAGGAGCTGCCAGCGACAGGAACTGCGTGGTCCTCAGTGACATCCACATTGACATCATGGACTACATCCAGCCAGCCTCGTGCACAGATGCAGAGTTCAGACAGATGTGGGCTGAGTTTGAGTGGGAGAATAAG GTGACAGTGAACACCAACATTGCAGACCTGAATGAGTACCTCCACCACATCCTCAGCTCCACCAACATGAAGTGCCTGACCCCAGAGAAG GCACTTTCTGGCTTCTGTGGCTTCATGGCTGCCAACCTGTATGCCCGCTCCATCTTCGGTGAAGACGCCCTGGCCAACGTCAGCATTGAGAAGCCCATCCACCTGGGTCCTGATGCCCCTGTCAACGGACACATCCGCATCCGGGCCAAGAGCCAG GGTATGGCATTGAGTCTGGGTGACAAGATCAACCTTTCCCAGAAAAAAACATCTGTATAA